AGCACGCTCTCGTCAGCGTGAGCGAGCCGCGCCGGCAACGAAAGCTCCAGGGCGCGATGCACCGAGGCGAAACCCAGTGCCGCGTCCTCGATCGCCTTCATGAGAACGCCACGCTCCTCGGCCCAGGACGCCAGCGACTCGCCGAACACGTGCCGCTCGAGCCCGTACACCTCGCCGACCGAACCGTGGCGGTTCACCGCTTCGGCGTAGACGTTGTAGGCCGTGAGGTGGTCCGACCCCGGCACGATCAGCCCGCGCAGCATCCGCTCTTCCCGCGTCATGCGGTGCAGCGAGTCCACCGCCGCGATCACCGCGACCACGGGGATGAGGTCGGTGTCGGCGTGAAGGAGGAGCTCGGCCCACTGACGATCGACCGGCAGCTCCTCCACCTCGATCCCGTAGGTTGTGAGCGCGCCGTTCTCAACGATGCCGCGCCGTTCGAGCAGCTCCACCGCGGCCGCGTACGCGCGCCGGTCCAGCGCGACCGGCAGGTCGAGGTCGCGGGCGTCCACGCCCAGCGCCGCACAGGTGAGCGCGACCCGCTCCGTGTCGCCGGCCAGCTGGAACTCGGGGGGCTGCGGCTCGAGCTTGGCGAAGTCCAGGTCGCGCTCGGTCAGGATGGTCACCTCGCCGCCCTCGACCCGTCCGTGCACGCGCCCCGCCATTTGGAGGATCTCGTTCGCGCCAAGTGGCAGGCGGGTGAGGACGTTGCGCCCGCGAGTGACCACGTTCTGGTAGCGCGCGTCGAGGATGACGACCGTGTCGAGACCGCGGATGTTGAGCGCCGATTGCCCCGCCGCGGTCATCGCGAGGAGGTAGGGCTTGGGCGCGCTGCCGTCGAGGAACGGCCGGATGACGCGGATCGGCTCGCCGCCGTGATAGAAGGCGGTGGTGAGGGCCGTCCACCGCGCCCCGACCTCGGCCGCCAGTGCCTCCACCTCCGCGCGGGTGGGCACGAACACGGCCACCCCGCGCCGGTCGCGCACCACCCGCTTGAGGAACTTCGGGTCGAGGAAGTCGGCGACCTTCATCGGCACGATCCGAACTCGCGCGGCGCGCGCGGGGTCGAACGCGCTGCTCTCTATGACCCGGCGCGACTCGAGATAGCGGGCGTAGAACGCCGGGTCCACCGTCGCCGACAGCCAGATGAAGCGGCACCCGGCCCGCTTGCCCAAAGCGAGGCACAGTTCGAGCTCGGCCGAGGTCTGGTGGATCTCGTCCACCACCAGCGTGTCGGAACCGGTGATCAGGCCGGCCTGGAACCACCGCCGCGCTATCCCGGTCGTGACGATCACCACGTTCCACGTCGGCGTCTCGGGCGTGGCTTCGCGCTCCCGGTTGACCACGCCGACCCGGAGCGGCGACCGCAGGATCGCTTCGGCCATCGGCCGGACGGCCAGAGTCTTGCCGGTGCCGGTCCCGGCGACGATGCCGAACCCTTCGCCGCTCGCCGCCAACTCCCGGACCTCACTGCCGTGCTCGGTCTCCAGCACGGTCTCGAGCCGAAGGCCCATGGCGAGCTCGATCGTCTCGCAGGCCGCGCGGGTCGGCGCGATCACGATGACGCGTCCCGTGGCGGGACGCGCCGAGTGGAAGGCCTGGCGATCTGGCGGGAGGTAGTGGTCCCGGGCGGGGTGCACGCGCGCTAGTCGCCCAGACAGACGCCTATCTCGCGCGCCGTCAGGATCGTGTCGGCGTCGAGCGGCACCAGCTTGGGCTTCGCGAGCGCATCCTTGAGCGACACGTAACTGACGGTGGGCGGAGTGAGGGCGACCATCACGCCGAACGTCCGCGTCGCGCAGCACCGGATGGCCGCGGCGCCGAATCGCAACGAGAGCAGACGGTCGAAAGTCGTAGGCGTCCCGCCGCGCTGGAGATGGCCGAGGGTGAGCGCGCGAGCCTCCTTGCCGGTGCGCTCCTCGATCGCCTTCGCCACTACCGCGGCGATGCCGCCCAGACGCTCCATCCCGCCGCCTACGGCCGCGGCCGCCTGCACCACGGGCGCTCCGCCCTTCGGCGTCGCCCCCTCCGCCACCACGACCACGCTGAACCTCCGGCCGCGCGCGTCACGCTCCCGGATCTTCCGACACACGCTCTCGATGTCGAACGGGATCTCGGGGATCAGGATGACGTCGGCGCTCCCGGAAACACCGGCGTTGAGCGCGATCCACCCAGCGTACCGACCCATCACTTCCACCACCATCACCCGGTCGTGGCTCTCCGCCGTCGAATGCACCTTGTCGAGCGCGTCCGTCGCAGTCGAGACCGCAGTGTCGAAACCGAACGTCATGACCGTGCCGCTCACGTCGTTGTCGATCGTCTTGGGCACGCCGATCACCGGCAGCCCCTTCTCGAACAACTTTTGCGCGATGCGCAAGCTACCGTCCCCGCCGATCGTCACCAGCGCGTCGAAGCCGTGCGCCGCGAACGCCGCCAGCACGTCGTCCGAGCGGTCGATCTCCTTGATCGACCCGTCCGGCTGTGGCGTCGGCCACTTGAAGGGATCGCCCCGGTTGGTGGTTCCGAGGATGGTGCCCCCGACGTGGGTGATGCCGCGCACCTCGTTGGGACCCAGGGTGAGGACGCGATCGTTGCCGAGCAGCCCGCCGAACCCGCGCTGGATGCCGTACACCGACCAGCCTCGGCCCACCGCCGCCAGCACCGCGCCGCGAATCACCGCGTTCAGCCCCGGCGCATCGCCGCCCCCGGTCGAGAGCGCTATGCGCATTGGTTCACCAGAGCCACGATCTCCCCCGGCTTGGCGTGCCGTCCGAGCGCCTTCTTGGAGAAGACGAGCCTGCCGTCAACGGTGACCTCGAACACCCCGCCCGACGACTGCTGGAGCGATATCTCCGCCTCCGGATACCGTTGCCGGATCTCCGCCGCCAGACCGGCGGCGCGTGGCTCGTAGTTTCAGACGACGCAGTACTCGATGCTGATGCGCATCACG
This window of the Gemmatimonadales bacterium genome carries:
- a CDS encoding ATP-dependent 6-phosphofructokinase codes for the protein MRIALSTGGGDAPGLNAVIRGAVLAAVGRGWSVYGIQRGFGGLLGNDRVLTLGPNEVRGITHVGGTILGTTNRGDPFKWPTPQPDGSIKEIDRSDDVLAAFAAHGFDALVTIGGDGSLRIAQKLFEKGLPVIGVPKTIDNDVSGTVMTFGFDTAVSTATDALDKVHSTAESHDRVMVVEVMGRYAGWIALNAGVSGSADVILIPEIPFDIESVCRKIRERDARGRRFSVVVVAEGATPKGGAPVVQAAAAVGGGMERLGGIAAVVAKAIEERTGKEARALTLGHLQRGGTPTTFDRLLSLRFGAAAIRCCATRTFGVMVALTPPTVSYVSLKDALAKPKLVPLDADTILTAREIGVCLGD
- a CDS encoding DEAD/DEAH box helicase, encoding MHPARDHYLPPDRQAFHSARPATGRVIVIAPTRAACETIELAMGLRLETVLETEHGSEVRELAASGEGFGIVAGTGTGKTLAVRPMAEAILRSPLRVGVVNREREATPETPTWNVVIVTTGIARRWFQAGLITGSDTLVVDEIHQTSAELELCLALGKRAGCRFIWLSATVDPAFYARYLESRRVIESSAFDPARAARVRIVPMKVADFLDPKFLKRVVRDRRGVAVFVPTRAEVEALAAEVGARWTALTTAFYHGGEPIRVIRPFLDGSAPKPYLLAMTAAGQSALNIRGLDTVVILDARYQNVVTRGRNVLTRLPLGANEILQMAGRVHGRVEGGEVTILTERDLDFAKLEPQPPEFQLAGDTERVALTCAALGVDARDLDLPVALDRRAYAAAVELLERRGIVENGALTTYGIEVEELPVDRQWAELLLHADTDLIPVVAVIAAVDSLHRMTREERMLRGLIVPGSDHLTAYNVYAEAVNRHGSVGEVYGLERHVFGESLASWAEERGVLMKAIEDAALGFASVHRALELSLPARLAHADESVLRRFQDLLARVMPLDLVIDEQTATGDPVRVSRGSVCGTWGGVAGAIRYFADRQGVARAAVEGTQLPFDLIRHYARPDAPEVVYDARQKRTPLVALRRLRFFGFELDKELEVLDRIPPDLLGPSRAALVEAVMTGAARHKDARALRHTLERLGELYRRSGGALTSASGAGVRAALGARLKNMARFEDFLSADLALTVEEFAPAAERRALEGLPSWIQLAGERCPLAYEIDGERAIVRVRVKEGLARSLRPEDLPALDRPLAFTVVRGKDPALRAGSLEELRRELNAGRRIGPRQSARAKRRRRRT
- a CDS encoding SelT/SelW/SelH family (seleno)protein, with translation MRISIEYCVVUNYEPRAAGLAAEIRQRYPEAEISLQQSSGGVFEVTVDGRLVFSKKALGRHAKPGEIVALVNQCA